Proteins from a genomic interval of Bos mutus isolate GX-2022 chromosome 15, NWIPB_WYAK_1.1, whole genome shotgun sequence:
- the LOC102288043 gene encoding olfactory receptor 52B2, protein MTHTNFTIFHPSVFVLLGIPGLEAYHVWLSIPFCLMYITAVLGNSILIAVIITERNLHEPMYFFLSMLAITDILLSTTTVPKALAIFWLHAHDIAFDACVTQVFFVHMMFVGESAILLAMAFDRFVAICIPLHYKTMLTWPVVGRVAVAIVTRSFCIIFPVIFLLNRLPFCWTNVIPHSYCEHIGVARLACADITINIWYGFSVPIVMVILDVILIAVSYSLILRAVFRLPSQDARHKALSTCGSHLCVILMFYVPSFFTLLTHRFGHNIPRHVHILLANLYVVVPPMLNPIVYGVKTKQIQDGVVHRFFGIMAWCSASSLG, encoded by the coding sequence ATGACTCACACCAACTTCACCATCTTCCACCCTTCAGTTTTTGTCCTACTgggcatccctgggttggaggcTTATCATGTTTGGCTGTCAATACCCTTCTGCCTCATGTATATCACTGCAGTTCTGGGCAACAGTATCCTGATAGCAGTCATCATCACTGAGCGTAACCTTCATgagcccatgtacttcttcctctccatgCTGGCCATCACGGACATCCTGCTGTCCACCACTACTGTCCCCAAGGCCCTAGCCATCTTTTGGCTCCATGCTCATGACATTGCCTTTGATGCCTGTGTCACCCAAGTTTTCTTTGTCCACATGATGTTTGTGGGGGAGTCAGCCATCCTATTAGCCATGGCCTTTGACCGGTTTGTGGCCATCTGTATCCCCCTGCATTACAAAACAATGCTAACATGGCCTGTGGTGGGAAGGGTTGCTGTGGCCATTGTCACCCGAAGTTTCTGTATCATCTTCCCGGTGATCTTCTTGCTGAATCGACTGCCTTTTTGCTGGACCAATGTCATCCCGCACTCCTACTGTGAGCATATTGGAGTGGCCCGCTTGGCCTGTGCTGACATCACCATTAACATCTGGTACGGCTTCTCAGTGCCCATTGTCATGGTCATCTTGGACGTGATCCTCATCGCGGTGTCATACTCACTGATCCTCCGAGCGGTGTTTCGTTTGCCCTCCCAGGATGCTCGGCACAAGGCCCTCAGCACCTGTGGTTCCCACCTCTGTGTCATCCTCATGTtttatgtcccctccttctttaCATTATTGACCCATCGCTTTGGACATAACATACCTCGACATGTCCATATCCTGTTAGCCAATCTTTATGTGGTGGTGCCACCGATGCTCAACCCCATTGTCTATGGTGTAAAGACTAAGCAGATCCAGGACGGGGTAGTCCACCGGTTCTTTGGTATTATGGCTTGGTGCTCTGCTTCCTCTCTGGGCTAA